The following proteins are encoded in a genomic region of Oceanisphaera profunda:
- the asnS gene encoding asparagine--tRNA ligase: MSHASVTDVLAGKYPVGTTVTVKGWIRTRRDSKAGISFLAVHDGSCFNPVQAVVPNSVANYQSEVVRVTTGCSVEITGTVDASQGQGQDFELQATDVKVIGWVEDPDSYPMAAKRHSIEYLREYAHLRPRTNMMGAVTRVRNCLAQAIHRFFHENGYAWVATPLITASDCEGAGEMFRVSTLDLENLPRTDLGKVDFSEDFFGKETFLTVSGQLNAEAYACAMSKVYTFGPTFRAENSNTSRHLAEFWMIEPEVAFADLDDVANLAEHMLKYVFNAVLAERMDDMDFFAQRVDKDAITRLQDFVEKDFAQVDYTDAIEILKASGKKFEFAVEWGIDLSSEHERYLAEEHFKAPVVVKNYPKDIKSFYMKLNADGKTVAAMDVLAPGIGEIIGGSQREEVLEVLDERMVSMGLNPEDYGWYRDLRRYGTVPHSGFGLGFERLVAYVTGMGNVRDVIPFPRTPRHADF, translated from the coding sequence ATGAGCCACGCATCCGTTACTGATGTGCTAGCGGGTAAATACCCGGTAGGCACCACCGTCACCGTTAAGGGGTGGATTCGCACCCGCCGCGATTCTAAAGCCGGCATTTCGTTTTTGGCCGTCCACGATGGTAGCTGCTTTAATCCTGTGCAGGCTGTGGTGCCTAATAGCGTTGCGAATTATCAGTCTGAGGTGGTACGCGTCACCACCGGCTGTTCCGTTGAAATAACGGGCACCGTTGATGCCTCTCAAGGCCAAGGCCAAGACTTTGAACTGCAAGCCACAGACGTGAAAGTCATTGGCTGGGTTGAAGATCCAGACAGCTACCCGATGGCGGCCAAGCGTCACTCCATCGAATATTTGCGCGAATATGCGCACCTGCGCCCGCGCACCAACATGATGGGTGCCGTGACTCGCGTGCGTAACTGCTTGGCCCAAGCCATTCACCGTTTCTTCCATGAAAACGGTTATGCTTGGGTGGCTACGCCTTTGATCACTGCCTCAGACTGCGAAGGCGCCGGTGAAATGTTCCGCGTGTCTACGCTGGATTTAGAAAACTTACCGCGCACCGACCTTGGCAAAGTAGATTTTTCTGAAGACTTCTTCGGTAAAGAGACTTTCTTAACGGTATCTGGTCAGCTGAACGCCGAAGCCTATGCCTGTGCCATGAGCAAGGTGTACACCTTTGGCCCGACTTTTAGAGCCGAGAACTCCAACACCAGCCGTCACTTGGCGGAGTTTTGGATGATAGAGCCAGAAGTCGCCTTTGCCGATTTGGACGACGTAGCCAACTTAGCCGAGCACATGTTGAAATATGTGTTTAACGCCGTATTGGCTGAGCGCATGGATGACATGGACTTCTTCGCCCAGCGCGTAGACAAAGACGCCATCACCCGTCTGCAAGACTTCGTTGAAAAAGACTTCGCTCAGGTGGATTACACTGACGCCATCGAAATCTTAAAGGCCAGCGGTAAGAAGTTTGAGTTTGCCGTGGAATGGGGCATTGACCTGTCTTCAGAGCACGAGCGCTACTTGGCAGAAGAGCACTTTAAAGCGCCAGTGGTCGTTAAAAACTACCCGAAAGACATTAAGTCTTTCTACATGAAGTTGAACGCCGACGGTAAAACCGTGGCCGCCATGGACGTATTAGCGCCAGGCATTGGTGAGATCATCGGTGGCTCTCAGCGTGAAGAAGTGCTGGAAGTGCTGGACGAGCGCATGGTGTCTATGGGCTTAAACCCAGAAGACTATGGCTGGTATCGCGACCTGCGCCGCTACGGCACTGTGCCACACTCGGGCTTTGGCTTAGGCTTTGAGCGCTTGGTGGCTTACGTGACCGGCATGGGCAACGTACGTGACGTTATCCCCTTCCCACGTACCCCACGCCACGCCGATTTTTAA
- a CDS encoding sensor domain-containing diguanylate cyclase, with amino-acid sequence MLLFLLFCTLVGALAGPIYWQYAQEQQERLLAQEETSVVATTQMIQKEMYEQLHLLELLKNSPAMVEYLSSGSTSDRARLELLFKNTANTYHRFDQIRLLDNSGHELVRINMPEGEAQAVSTERLQDKSQRYYFSEAQTLAADQVFVSRMDLNVEQGVIEQPHKPMLRFVTPVLDVDGVRAGVLILNFMAQDMLERFRLQMSRRIDQQGMLLDPQGFWLSNHKRSNEWGADLGQPNHNFATLYPDAWPSVAAQDSGLVETAQGLFRFQSIDPFVFSPRQQTDFRLQHGVQLSDTTLANTAWKLVIFLPKEMIQAQSVLYQPLGRAVLALILLSLAVAAWLLAYNKVHKQLRQRYDQTVTAELSDLYEHAPCGYHSLDANGHFIRINQTELEWLGYEQEEVVGQPFVNFLTPDSQLRFAEFFELLKTEQEIDNIVLEMQCKDGSTFYVSTSATSLKDQAGHFAIARTSVFDITDRIQLERKLEQLANIDALTHISNRRHFYERGELEFKRAVRYQHALAILMFDIDYFKRVNDTYGHDGGDVVLKQLAKTVDDSLRDLDVFARFGGEEFIALLPELSAEQATLVAERLRQEIADMPVVMPSGETMNITVSIGFAMLTAQDKQLDAFIKKADLALYQAKEQGRNRVIEYQGTVTTE; translated from the coding sequence ATGCTGCTTTTCTTGTTGTTCTGCACCTTGGTAGGAGCGTTAGCCGGTCCTATCTATTGGCAATATGCACAAGAGCAGCAAGAGCGGCTGTTGGCCCAAGAAGAAACCTCCGTGGTGGCCACCACGCAGATGATCCAAAAAGAGATGTATGAACAGTTGCATCTGTTGGAGCTCTTAAAAAACTCCCCCGCCATGGTCGAGTACTTAAGCAGTGGTAGTACAAGTGATCGCGCTCGCCTTGAACTGCTGTTCAAAAATACCGCCAATACCTATCACCGTTTTGATCAAATTCGTCTATTGGATAATTCCGGACATGAATTAGTGCGGATCAACATGCCCGAGGGTGAAGCGCAGGCGGTGTCTACCGAGCGGCTGCAAGATAAATCACAGCGTTATTACTTTAGCGAAGCCCAAACGTTGGCCGCAGATCAGGTATTTGTGTCGCGCATGGACTTAAACGTAGAGCAGGGCGTGATTGAACAACCACACAAGCCCATGCTGCGCTTTGTGACCCCGGTACTGGATGTGGACGGTGTTAGGGCGGGCGTACTGATACTCAATTTTATGGCCCAAGATATGTTGGAGCGTTTTCGCTTACAAATGTCGCGCCGTATCGATCAGCAAGGTATGTTGCTTGACCCGCAAGGCTTCTGGCTTAGCAACCATAAGCGCAGCAATGAATGGGGCGCTGACTTAGGTCAACCCAATCATAATTTTGCCACTCTGTATCCCGATGCCTGGCCAAGCGTGGCCGCGCAAGACTCAGGGCTGGTGGAAACCGCCCAAGGCCTGTTTCGCTTTCAGAGCATAGATCCCTTTGTTTTCTCTCCTCGTCAACAAACGGATTTTCGGCTGCAACATGGGGTACAGCTGTCTGATACCACTCTTGCCAATACCGCGTGGAAGCTGGTGATATTTTTACCTAAAGAAATGATCCAAGCGCAGTCAGTGTTGTATCAGCCCTTGGGGCGCGCCGTATTGGCGTTAATACTGCTGAGCTTGGCGGTGGCGGCGTGGTTATTGGCCTATAACAAAGTGCATAAACAGCTGCGCCAGCGCTATGACCAAACGGTAACGGCGGAATTGAGTGACCTATATGAGCATGCGCCCTGTGGTTATCACAGCCTAGATGCTAACGGTCACTTTATTCGCATTAATCAAACTGAGCTGGAATGGCTGGGTTATGAGCAGGAAGAGGTGGTGGGTCAGCCGTTTGTTAACTTTTTAACGCCCGACAGTCAGCTGCGTTTCGCTGAATTCTTTGAGTTGCTTAAAACCGAGCAAGAAATCGACAATATAGTGTTAGAGATGCAGTGCAAAGATGGCTCTACTTTTTATGTGTCCACCTCGGCGACCTCACTTAAAGACCAAGCAGGACATTTTGCCATTGCTCGCACCAGTGTGTTTGATATTACCGACCGTATACAGCTAGAAAGAAAGTTAGAACAGTTAGCTAATATTGATGCCCTGACCCATATCAGTAATCGCCGCCACTTTTATGAACGCGGTGAGCTGGAATTTAAACGGGCGGTGCGTTACCAACATGCGCTGGCAATATTGATGTTTGATATTGACTACTTTAAACGGGTTAACGACACCTACGGCCATGACGGCGGCGATGTAGTACTCAAACAACTGGCTAAAACCGTAGATGACAGCCTGCGAGACCTAGATGTATTTGCCCGTTTTGGCGGTGAAGAATTTATTGCCTTGTTGCCAGAATTGTCCGCTGAGCAAGCCACCTTAGTGGCGGAGCGCCTACGCCAAGAAATCGCTGACATGCCAGTAGTCATGCCCTCAGGTGAGACCATGAACATCACAGTGTCTATCGGCTTTGCCATGTTAACAGCACAAGATAAACAACTCGACGCCTTCATTAAAAAAGCCGACTTGGCGTTATATCAAGCCAAAGAACAAGGCCGTAATCGGGTGATTGAATACCAAGGCACAGTGACGACTGAGTAA
- a CDS encoding L,D-transpeptidase family protein encodes MWHLLVLLLVLSSPLQAAERMWWHNGDNELNQAGQQLVDLLLPEPAALAVLSPVERDAWLTREWRQVLAARASFSQFTLPAEQSSAAFDQAQQQGELGDYLRRQQPDYPAYLQLKRHYHALANAPAMVPLPAGPEVRVGERDRAIPALRQRLTALGYSLAAPRGRADALDHQLSERLTALQQAHGLDANGRLTAATRAIVNRTPNELRTELRHNLRRWLVLPPTAPAQYLLVNIPAYRLTLFNASGASLNMKVIVGRPDWPTPELGTYIKALKVNPDWTPTANIIREDLLPVQLQDRGFLGRNGFGVWLPGESGRRDPATINWHQPPAGLRLVQAPGPDNALGRLKFEMNNPFDIYLHDTPDKQLFGESRLALSHGCVRLAEADRLAQSLGWSLPEYQHTRTLPAHQPTPLFMMYFTAWVDESGQLQFAEDIYRKNSERKNDEHFKGEHNKGVSLISGATIEREKPV; translated from the coding sequence ATGTGGCATTTACTGGTGTTGTTACTAGTGCTGAGCTCGCCGTTACAGGCCGCCGAACGGATGTGGTGGCATAACGGAGATAATGAACTGAATCAGGCAGGCCAACAATTGGTTGATTTGTTGCTGCCCGAACCCGCCGCGCTAGCGGTTTTATCGCCGGTTGAACGAGATGCTTGGCTAACCCGAGAATGGCGCCAAGTGCTGGCGGCTCGTGCCAGTTTTAGCCAATTTACGCTGCCTGCTGAACAGAGCAGCGCCGCCTTTGATCAGGCACAGCAGCAGGGTGAGCTTGGCGATTATCTGCGCCGCCAGCAGCCCGACTACCCCGCCTATCTGCAACTTAAACGTCATTATCATGCCCTAGCTAATGCCCCGGCCATGGTGCCTTTGCCCGCTGGGCCCGAGGTGCGTGTTGGCGAGCGTGATCGAGCGATTCCGGCGTTGCGTCAACGACTGACCGCGCTGGGTTATTCTCTAGCAGCACCCCGAGGGCGTGCCGACGCCCTAGACCATCAGTTAAGTGAGCGGCTAACAGCGCTGCAACAAGCGCACGGGCTAGACGCAAACGGCCGACTCACGGCGGCTACGCGTGCCATTGTAAATAGAACCCCGAATGAGCTACGCACCGAGTTACGCCATAATCTACGCCGTTGGTTGGTGCTGCCACCCACCGCGCCTGCGCAATATCTGCTAGTGAATATTCCCGCCTATCGGCTCACGCTGTTTAATGCGAGTGGTGCGAGTCTAAACATGAAGGTCATCGTCGGGCGCCCCGACTGGCCCACCCCTGAGCTTGGCACCTATATCAAGGCGCTTAAGGTCAACCCAGACTGGACGCCCACCGCCAATATTATTCGTGAAGACTTGTTACCGGTGCAGCTGCAAGACCGTGGCTTTTTAGGGCGCAATGGCTTCGGCGTGTGGTTGCCGGGCGAAAGCGGGCGTCGAGATCCGGCGACCATCAACTGGCACCAACCGCCTGCCGGATTGCGGCTGGTGCAAGCGCCAGGGCCAGATAACGCATTGGGCCGCTTGAAGTTTGAAATGAACAACCCCTTCGATATTTATTTGCATGACACCCCCGACAAACAGCTATTCGGTGAGTCACGCCTGGCCCTGAGCCACGGCTGTGTACGTCTGGCTGAGGCAGACCGCTTGGCACAGAGCTTGGGCTGGTCATTACCGGAATATCAACACACCCGCACCTTACCCGCTCACCAGCCAACACCGTTGTTTATGATGTATTTCACCGCTTGGGTGGATGAAAGCGGTCAGCTGCAATTTGCCGAAGATATCTATCGTAAAAATAGCGAGCGCAAGAACGATGAACATTTCAAGGGTGAGCATAACAAGGGCGTTTCCTTAATCTCGGGCGCAACAATAGAAAGGGAGAAACCGGTATGA
- a CDS encoding TadE/TadG family type IV pilus assembly protein yields the protein MKGRITAGKNIASQQTLMKSPFLPKRYKGTTTVEFALVAGLFMLLMFAIIDIAMIGFVNLTMQNAVREGARYAVTGCAELDPRYGDPEEPEYKADRKEAVKFKIKEHSMGLYDRVMKEGGLTVKDPDDKEVSGVGNPGQLIVIQLNGSWPLMTPLLSPFFENGNFDFTVSAAMKNEFFKEGEYEGQCDAAEEEA from the coding sequence ATGAAGGGACGCATTACTGCTGGCAAAAATATAGCTAGCCAACAAACACTCATGAAAAGCCCATTTTTACCCAAGAGATATAAAGGCACCACCACGGTGGAATTCGCGCTTGTGGCTGGGCTGTTTATGTTGTTGATGTTTGCCATTATCGATATCGCCATGATTGGTTTTGTTAACCTCACCATGCAGAACGCGGTACGAGAAGGGGCTCGCTATGCCGTCACCGGTTGTGCTGAGCTAGACCCTAGATATGGGGATCCAGAAGAGCCAGAATACAAAGCGGATCGAAAAGAGGCGGTGAAATTTAAAATCAAAGAACATTCCATGGGCCTCTATGATCGGGTGATGAAAGAAGGCGGCCTAACGGTAAAAGATCCCGATGATAAAGAGGTGTCTGGCGTTGGCAACCCAGGGCAATTGATAGTTATCCAACTTAATGGCAGTTGGCCTTTGATGACGCCGCTGCTCTCGCCTTTTTTTGAAAATGGTAACTTCGATTTTACTGTGAGTGCCGCCATGAAAAATGAGTTTTTTAAAGAGGGCGAGTATGAGGGGCAATGCGATGCAGCTGAAGAAGAAGCATAA
- a CDS encoding TadE/TadG family type IV pilus assembly protein: protein MRGNAMQLKKKHKKSQQGLAIVEMTLILPLFLVLAFGVFEMYRLLLANNIIIGMSREGANLVARTSDTDQKIMDVISSTAAPLTMNKNGIMYVTVLVGGANKNKPLVLEQHRWVGSQYSGDSRVWSECKAWTTDTDSDSESDSCVVPSTLPILDHFNMVLDPGETVNVIEVLYEYENVLAYVIQDNLELYSRSLL, encoded by the coding sequence ATGAGGGGCAATGCGATGCAGCTGAAGAAGAAGCATAAAAAATCACAACAGGGCTTGGCCATTGTAGAAATGACCTTGATTTTGCCGTTGTTTTTAGTCTTAGCATTCGGTGTGTTTGAAATGTACCGCTTGTTGTTGGCCAATAACATTATCATCGGCATGAGCCGAGAAGGCGCGAATTTGGTGGCTCGCACCTCAGATACCGATCAAAAAATTATGGACGTAATATCAAGCACCGCCGCACCACTTACTATGAATAAAAATGGCATTATGTATGTCACCGTGCTGGTTGGGGGCGCGAATAAGAATAAACCCTTAGTACTGGAGCAACATCGTTGGGTAGGTAGCCAATACAGCGGTGATAGCCGAGTGTGGAGTGAGTGCAAAGCATGGACCACTGATACAGACAGTGATAGTGAAAGCGACAGCTGCGTGGTCCCGTCAACCTTACCCATACTCGATCATTTTAATATGGTGTTAGATCCAGGAGAAACGGTAAACGTGATTGAAGTGCTCTATGAATATGAAAATGTGCTGGCTTACGTGATTCAAGATAATCTGGAGCTCTATTCCCGCAGCTTGTTATAA
- a CDS encoding vWA domain-containing protein has translation MKGCNRKRNAGTILVLATVSMTALLAMAGLALDVGKTYGVRAKLYAAVDAAALAAASAVAEGEIKAKDAAEKYFAGNMPTEYLGSTFTLKRDDINISFNSKGDATIDVSATADVPTFFLPVIGKDLIGVGVNAQTVRRAVDLALVVDNTGSIGGAGDMVTARSQEFVQKFHANYDRLALINYAYGAKVLVPFTADRGYNQDAMVTSIGANFNYSGYTNSSEGMWAGLQAHHKLTNPASLRIIVFFTDGSPNTFSSEFSLGEVKYKGAIRSNDSKTGNTAGLWQPTEVNEKLPLLGYLGTNLYKQLTVLPEYDNLHTGIGDKFKLVNPSHPRRPVSQLTASADTNEYRYEYYRKINHISRNLVEDMAERAREQGIFVFTLGLGSLLTQKTGPENIRKEREVSEKMLLRMANDPRSADFNVVQPEGIYCYAATEQSLGPCFEEIRKAVIRLSR, from the coding sequence ATGAAGGGATGCAACAGAAAACGTAATGCCGGCACCATTTTGGTGCTGGCCACCGTCTCCATGACTGCCCTGCTGGCCATGGCGGGGCTGGCATTGGATGTGGGCAAGACTTACGGCGTGCGGGCCAAGCTGTATGCGGCAGTAGATGCGGCTGCGCTAGCCGCAGCCTCGGCGGTTGCCGAGGGCGAAATCAAAGCCAAGGATGCGGCAGAAAAGTATTTTGCCGGCAATATGCCCACTGAGTATTTGGGCAGTACCTTCACCTTAAAGCGTGATGACATTAATATCAGCTTTAATAGCAAGGGCGATGCCACCATAGATGTCTCGGCCACCGCCGATGTGCCTACCTTCTTTCTTCCGGTGATTGGCAAAGACTTAATCGGTGTAGGGGTTAACGCCCAAACAGTACGCAGAGCGGTAGACTTGGCCTTGGTGGTGGATAATACCGGCTCGATAGGTGGCGCGGGTGATATGGTGACGGCGCGCTCTCAAGAATTCGTACAAAAATTTCACGCTAACTATGATCGCCTAGCCCTTATTAATTATGCTTATGGCGCTAAAGTACTGGTTCCCTTCACTGCAGACAGGGGCTACAACCAAGATGCAATGGTCACGTCAATAGGTGCTAATTTTAATTATTCGGGTTATACCAATTCCTCTGAAGGCATGTGGGCTGGGCTACAGGCACACCATAAGCTCACTAATCCGGCCAGCCTGCGGATTATCGTGTTTTTTACCGATGGCTCTCCCAATACTTTTTCATCTGAATTTAGTTTGGGCGAGGTGAAATATAAGGGGGCTATCCGTTCGAACGACAGTAAAACTGGCAATACGGCCGGGTTGTGGCAGCCAACAGAGGTGAATGAAAAATTACCTTTATTAGGATATCTAGGCACCAACCTCTATAAACAGTTAACGGTGTTACCCGAGTATGACAACCTGCATACTGGCATCGGCGATAAGTTTAAACTGGTTAATCCCAGTCATCCCAGACGACCCGTATCTCAGCTCACTGCTAGTGCAGATACAAATGAATATAGGTATGAATATTATCGAAAAATCAATCATATATCTCGTAACCTAGTAGAAGACATGGCGGAGCGGGCCAGAGAGCAGGGTATTTTCGTTTTTACGCTTGGGCTGGGGTCTTTATTAACGCAGAAAACGGGCCCAGAGAATATACGTAAAGAACGTGAAGTCAGTGAAAAAATGTTGTTACGTATGGCCAATGATCCTCGTTCCGCGGATTTTAACGTCGTACAACCCGAAGGCATCTACTGCTATGCCGCAACCGAACAGTCCCTTGGCCCTTGCTTTGAAGAAATTCGCAAGGCAGTTATTCGCTTAAGCCGTTAG
- a CDS encoding Flp family type IVb pilin produces the protein MKLLTELNRLLKDEDGLTMVEYAVAGGLIAVGVAAAFITLSENIDKQIICIGQIILGAECAS, from the coding sequence ATGAAACTATTAACTGAACTGAATCGCTTGCTGAAAGATGAAGACGGTCTGACCATGGTGGAATACGCGGTGGCGGGCGGGTTAATCGCAGTGGGTGTGGCGGCGGCCTTTATTACTCTTAGTGAGAATATAGATAAACAGATAATATGTATCGGTCAAATAATACTTGGTGCAGAGTGTGCTTCTTAA
- a CDS encoding A24 family peptidase: protein MEQLPLLVLLICASWLDLKTHKIPNIITLPFIPLGLVFHAWFGEGILFALAGLGLAFLILFPIFIGRMLAGGDVKLGLCIGTFLGWQLFLESLLYGLIIGLPLVLLLAWQKVGLKGFKQTFMRYGLIMGGRSYLPPEANELGGLKVPYGPALALGAGLAMALNHFGVFSLVH, encoded by the coding sequence ATGGAACAGCTACCATTACTGGTGTTATTAATCTGCGCCTCTTGGCTGGATCTTAAAACCCACAAAATACCTAATATCATCACTTTGCCCTTTATTCCGTTAGGGCTAGTCTTTCATGCTTGGTTTGGTGAGGGCATATTATTTGCCTTGGCCGGGTTGGGCTTGGCGTTTTTAATATTATTTCCGATTTTTATTGGTCGCATGCTGGCCGGTGGCGATGTGAAGCTGGGGCTGTGCATCGGCACTTTTCTGGGCTGGCAGTTATTTCTGGAATCCTTGCTCTATGGGCTGATCATCGGCTTGCCGCTGGTGTTGCTGTTGGCTTGGCAAAAAGTAGGCTTAAAAGGATTCAAACAAACCTTTATGCGCTATGGTCTTATTATGGGTGGCCGAAGCTATTTGCCACCAGAAGCCAATGAACTGGGTGGGCTTAAGGTTCCCTACGGGCCGGCACTGGCACTAGGCGCCGGGCTTGCCATGGCGCTAAACCACTTTGGAGTTTTTAGCTTGGTGCATTAG
- a CDS encoding AAA family ATPase, producing MYLPKPKTLADTGLPKELLLRLILRHLQEEGSLSLPALSDKLCLRGSVFEPLLQELKTLQQIEVRSSGRAGDMIRYALTAKGQADAQELSTRDGYIGPAPVPLAAYNQLVESQALGKGSISRPQLAAALSDMVISPELIEILGPALNSRRPLMIYGHAGTGKSFLCRRFNRIFDEQIYLPHAIAVQNTIIPLYDPLYHCHIPTPEDDDIDSRYLSCKRPLVMVGGELRLDMLEVQFDGQSRQYSAPLQMKANNGVFLIDDLGRQDFKAERLFNRWIVPMEERRDFLSLSNGLHFDIPFEQILVFSTNLDPIKIADEAFLRRLGYKIELGAMAPDSYKKVWLMNLDNYQLIADESLFDFMVNELHDKNSKPLMACYPRDVLGIARDIIDFNDQSHEPLSKAILHQAWNMYCVH from the coding sequence ATGTACCTACCCAAACCGAAAACCCTGGCCGACACCGGCCTGCCCAAAGAGTTGCTGCTGCGCTTAATACTGCGCCATTTGCAAGAAGAAGGCAGCTTGTCGTTACCGGCATTAAGCGACAAACTGTGCCTACGTGGCAGCGTGTTTGAGCCTTTGTTGCAAGAGCTGAAAACCCTGCAACAAATAGAGGTGCGCTCATCTGGCCGCGCCGGGGATATGATTCGCTATGCGCTTACCGCCAAGGGGCAGGCGGATGCTCAAGAGCTGAGTACGCGGGACGGTTATATTGGCCCGGCTCCGGTGCCGCTGGCGGCCTATAACCAACTGGTGGAGAGTCAAGCGCTAGGGAAGGGCAGCATTAGCCGGCCACAGCTAGCCGCAGCCTTGAGTGATATGGTGATAAGCCCAGAGCTTATCGAAATTTTAGGGCCGGCGCTCAATTCTCGCCGGCCCTTAATGATCTACGGCCATGCGGGCACCGGTAAAAGTTTTTTATGTCGGCGTTTTAACCGAATTTTTGACGAACAAATTTATCTGCCCCACGCCATTGCCGTGCAAAATACTATTATTCCGCTGTATGATCCGCTTTACCATTGCCATATCCCAACCCCAGAAGATGACGATATAGACAGCCGCTATCTCAGTTGTAAACGGCCATTGGTAATGGTAGGCGGCGAGTTAAGGTTAGATATGCTGGAAGTGCAATTTGATGGGCAATCTCGGCAATATAGTGCCCCCTTACAGATGAAAGCTAATAACGGTGTGTTTTTGATTGACGATTTAGGCCGTCAAGATTTTAAAGCCGAGCGGTTATTTAACCGCTGGATAGTGCCAATGGAAGAACGACGTGATTTTTTATCGTTAAGCAATGGTTTACATTTCGATATTCCATTTGAGCAGATACTGGTTTTCTCTACCAACTTAGATCCGATAAAGATTGCAGATGAGGCCTTTTTACGCCGCCTGGGTTATAAAATTGAACTGGGGGCCATGGCACCAGATTCATATAAAAAAGTGTGGTTAATGAATTTGGATAATTATCAGCTTATTGCCGATGAATCATTGTTTGACTTTATGGTAAATGAGTTGCACGATAAAAATTCCAAGCCGTTAATGGCATGTTACCCGCGGGATGTATTGGGTATTGCACGGGATATTATTGATTTTAATGATCAGAGCCATGAACCCTTGAGTAAAGCTATTTTGCATCAAGCGTGGAATATGTATTGCGTTCACTGA
- the cpaB gene encoding Flp pilus assembly protein CpaB — protein MKTRSLMLFLLSLVFALGAGWVAYNWLSNQQQVQKVTVDEGTALSQVVVASRDMSPGINIDASFVELKEIDARLVPPGALLTLEEATGMAVKNNLYRGDVLRLERLTPIGQGSTLSVLLEPGMRAVTVRVNDVIGVAGFLLPGNRVDILSTDNSMTRTVLTNLKVLAVDQTQHTDENRPKLVRAVTLEVDPEQAERLVNASANGQIQLALRNPNDKPESAEITAALPPQSAPQKPVKSVPRAAPRPASVDVIKGSSLQQIPVKS, from the coding sequence ATGAAGACACGCTCTCTAATGTTATTTTTATTATCCCTCGTTTTTGCGCTGGGTGCTGGCTGGGTAGCCTATAACTGGCTCAGTAACCAACAACAGGTGCAAAAGGTCACGGTAGACGAAGGCACAGCATTGAGCCAAGTGGTGGTGGCGAGCAGAGATATGTCTCCGGGCATCAACATAGACGCTTCTTTTGTTGAGTTAAAAGAAATAGATGCCAGGTTGGTACCTCCCGGCGCCTTGCTTACTCTTGAAGAGGCCACCGGCATGGCGGTCAAAAACAATCTTTATCGCGGGGACGTGTTGCGCTTAGAGCGGCTTACGCCCATAGGGCAGGGCAGTACGCTGTCGGTATTGCTAGAGCCGGGTATGCGTGCGGTGACGGTGCGGGTAAACGACGTGATCGGGGTGGCGGGTTTTCTGCTGCCCGGCAATAGGGTCGATATCTTGTCTACCGATAACAGCATGACCCGCACCGTGCTTACCAACCTTAAAGTGTTGGCGGTGGATCAAACCCAGCACACCGATGAAAACCGCCCCAAGCTGGTGCGCGCCGTTACTTTAGAAGTAGACCCCGAACAGGCCGAACGGCTGGTGAATGCCAGCGCCAACGGTCAAATTCAATTGGCATTGCGCAACCCTAACGATAAACCAGAGTCGGCAGAAATTACTGCCGCCTTGCCGCCGCAAAGTGCTCCCCAAAAACCGGTTAAATCTGTGCCTCGTGCTGCACCCCGACCTGCGTCGGTGGATGTTATCAAAGGCAGTAGCCTGCAGCAGATACCGGTAAAAAGCTGA